A genomic stretch from Ureibacillus composti includes:
- a CDS encoding transcriptional regulator has protein sequence MMTMYQEGYQYYIAKCKQFGLEPINFYYFVQQLTQEQLNAFNEQAQEVKVSL, from the coding sequence ATGATGACTATGTATCAAGAAGGATATCAATATTATATTGCTAAATGTAAACAATTTGGGCTAGAACCTATTAATTTTTATTACTTTGTACAACAATTAACACAAGAGCAATTAAATGCATTTAATGAGCAAGCGCAAGAAGTAAAAGTTAGTTTATAA
- a CDS encoding enoyl-CoA hydratase-related protein, with protein sequence MQVRTMRLDEEEAKIIYQETAGLAIITIDRPQAKNALTANMWDQLAKIALKTLENPKNKVLLLRGSGENFTAGSDIKEFNSISLEKAEEAFVHMERTISTIENLPLPVIGIINGPAMGAGLELALACDIRIGSDKAKMGIPVGKLGITINNKFAKRLVDLVGPSATKDFVFTGRMYKAEEAFKAGMLNYLVAEKDLTRFSIRMGKLVAGMSPASLLAVKRSVKECVDSTPSLWQGSTPFVDPQDFPEGVRAFVEKRPPQFNRQK encoded by the coding sequence ATGCAAGTTCGTACGATGAGATTAGATGAAGAAGAAGCAAAGATTATTTATCAAGAAACTGCTGGCTTAGCGATTATTACGATTGATCGACCTCAAGCTAAAAATGCTTTAACAGCAAACATGTGGGATCAACTTGCAAAAATCGCATTAAAAACATTAGAAAATCCAAAAAATAAAGTACTTCTACTTCGTGGATCAGGTGAAAATTTCACGGCAGGTTCAGACATTAAGGAGTTTAATTCTATTTCTTTAGAAAAAGCTGAAGAAGCTTTTGTACATATGGAAAGAACCATTTCTACTATTGAGAATTTACCTCTCCCAGTCATTGGCATTATTAATGGGCCAGCAATGGGAGCAGGTCTTGAACTAGCGTTGGCATGTGATATTCGAATCGGTTCTGATAAAGCTAAAATGGGCATTCCTGTTGGTAAGTTAGGAATTACTATTAATAATAAGTTTGCCAAAAGATTAGTTGATTTAGTAGGTCCTTCAGCTACAAAAGACTTTGTGTTTACCGGTCGCATGTATAAAGCTGAAGAAGCATTTAAAGCTGGCATGTTGAACTATCTGGTTGCAGAGAAAGATTTAACTCGATTCTCAATCCGCATGGGGAAATTAGTTGCAGGGATGTCACCTGCTTCACTTTTAGCTGTAAAGCGTTCAGTAAAAGAATGTGTGGACTCAACTCCTTCACTTTGGCAAGGGTCCACTCCATTTGTAGATCCACAAGACTTTCCAGAAGGTGTTCGAGCATTTGTTGAAAAAAGACCTCCACAATTTAATCGTCAAAAATAA
- a CDS encoding sensor domain-containing diguanylate cyclase: MVKIVHSKNETPTIEFSYEQLNDIKAALDESVILAVTDHHGVITFVNNRFCEISKYTREELIGQNHRVLNSGFHSKVFFKEMWKTIGSGETWHGDICNRAKDGSLYWVQTTIVPFLNEKGKPYQYIAIRVDVTAKKNIDLITYIANHDDLTSLPNRRSLSIRLNKEIKDNKQNNTKFALFFIDINRFRRINDSLGHHVGDLFLVEVANRFKELDSKGDSFYRISGDEFVYFLENVDDLHIMAQRIISLFKKPFQFEEKEFLSSICIGISIFPEHGEEIENLLVAADMALHVAKNKRGVFCKIKVQRIAMKNTECCHPIFLLFSRQRVG; the protein is encoded by the coding sequence ATGGTCAAAATTGTTCATTCAAAAAATGAGACACCAACTATTGAATTTTCCTATGAGCAACTTAATGATATTAAAGCAGCACTTGATGAATCAGTCATTCTAGCTGTTACCGATCATCATGGTGTGATTACTTTTGTAAATAATCGTTTTTGTGAAATTTCAAAATATACAAGAGAAGAACTGATTGGACAAAATCATCGAGTTTTAAACTCTGGCTTTCACTCAAAAGTCTTCTTTAAAGAAATGTGGAAAACAATAGGGAGTGGGGAAACTTGGCATGGAGATATTTGTAACAGAGCAAAGGATGGCTCACTCTATTGGGTTCAGACCACAATAGTGCCCTTTCTTAATGAAAAGGGAAAACCCTATCAATACATTGCAATTCGAGTTGATGTGACTGCTAAAAAGAATATTGATTTAATTACTTACATAGCGAATCATGATGATTTAACTAGTTTACCAAATCGTAGAAGCCTATCCATTCGTTTGAATAAGGAAATTAAAGACAACAAGCAAAACAATACTAAATTTGCATTGTTTTTTATTGATATTAACCGTTTCAGGCGTATTAATGATTCATTAGGTCATCATGTAGGAGATTTATTTTTAGTAGAAGTTGCTAATAGATTTAAAGAATTAGATTCCAAGGGTGATTCTTTCTATCGAATTAGTGGAGATGAATTCGTTTACTTTTTAGAGAATGTAGATGACCTCCATATAATGGCACAGAGAATTATTAGTCTCTTTAAAAAGCCTTTCCAATTTGAAGAAAAAGAATTTTTATCGAGTATTTGTATAGGTATAAGTATTTTCCCTGAACATGGTGAAGAAATAGAAAATTTGCTTGTTGCAGCAGATATGGCGTTGCATGTAGCGAAGAATAAAAGAGGTGTATTTTGCAAGATAAAAGTGCAGAGAATTGCAATGAAAAATACAGAGTGTTGCCACCCAATATTTTTACTGTTTTCTCGACAACGCGTTGGCTAA
- a CDS encoding site-specific integrase: MLKYLDYYRAHLESLKKSPHTIKQYCIDTEQFLNYIQKNNLKLKEELDSVLIGYKKFLETEYKHVTSFNRKVSSLKNFLSFLQERNIIDTVPNDALKQNKLEKKNIHPLTQTRLNLVLSVYLNKYRRISEREYGWIALRNLCVVRAIAELGLKPIEVVEMKWTHIHNNEIKVIRSKSVRTLSLSKSLIDWLELYKNETKMIFPLCEQVDYMWLGIGNKKYQPITEKTIERIFQTISKEVGFKVTATALRYSKIQNELDEKVDEQLNLLYTQLGYARKGVLLERVERFRHES, from the coding sequence ATGCTGAAATATTTAGATTACTACCGTGCTCATCTTGAATCTTTGAAGAAATCACCACATACGATTAAACAATATTGCATAGATACTGAACAATTTTTGAACTATATTCAGAAAAATAATTTAAAGCTAAAAGAAGAATTAGACAGCGTATTAATTGGATACAAAAAATTTTTAGAAACCGAATATAAACACGTCACTAGTTTTAATCGTAAAGTATCTTCGTTGAAAAATTTTTTATCCTTTTTACAAGAACGAAATATTATTGATACAGTACCGAATGATGCACTAAAGCAAAATAAATTAGAGAAAAAGAATATTCACCCGTTGACTCAAACGCGGTTAAATCTGGTTTTATCTGTTTATTTAAATAAATACAGAAGAATCAGTGAACGGGAATATGGATGGATTGCACTACGAAATCTTTGTGTTGTTCGTGCAATAGCAGAATTGGGACTAAAACCGATAGAAGTGGTTGAAATGAAGTGGACTCACATTCATAATAATGAAATAAAAGTGATTCGCTCGAAGTCGGTTCGTACGTTATCTTTATCTAAAAGCTTAATAGATTGGCTTGAGTTATATAAAAATGAAACAAAAATGATCTTTCCATTATGCGAGCAAGTGGATTATATGTGGTTGGGGATCGGTAATAAAAAATATCAACCAATCACTGAAAAAACAATAGAGCGAATATTTCAGACAATTTCAAAAGAAGTTGGATTTAAAGTGACAGCAACAGCTCTTAGATATTCGAAGATCCAAAATGAACTTGATGAAAAAGTTGATGAACAACTAAATCTACTATACACCCAGCTTGGTTATGCCAGAAAAGGTGTGCTTTTAGAGCGTGTCGAGCGTTTTAGACACGAATCCTAA
- the murF gene encoding UDP-N-acetylmuramoyl-tripeptide--D-alanyl-D-alanine ligase, whose product MKYLPLNRIVKAIDGLIINNQTSNPIIKNVVLGDSKTIKDSTLVFFPEKSILENYQDVKFCAIVTQKPERYIDFAQSFTIIKVSSSKKSFEKFIKFYRNLFELPVVGITGTCGKTTTKEMVSSILKADMNLVKTIGSKNKRKRNLSYLMKINKKTDVAVIEVGVGNPGGIVNFDKFFKPSIGVITNIGVDHGLGFKTHQAYINEKAKMVQIINKNKGTIILNIDDENIKKFDLRKFEGRIIYFGLSQSAHFKASNIHYDVNGMKFSLHYDNEVFECKIKCFGTHNVYNALAALAISTTLGVPIIDAIQRLGNFTPLKRHLQIKTGINQCTLIDDTWNTNSKSIEAALEALVNLSKGKKTIAVLGDIEELGELSESEHKKIGSFIHKYIIDQLVTIGNESKIIAQQAIELGMNQHNIYMINKKEDLINVLSKTADANSVVLIKGSMRNSFKYILQKLIFPKLQ is encoded by the coding sequence GTGAAATATTTACCCTTAAATAGAATAGTTAAAGCGATAGATGGTTTGATTATAAATAATCAAACTTCTAATCCTATCATTAAAAATGTAGTATTAGGAGATAGTAAAACTATTAAGGATTCAACACTAGTCTTTTTTCCGGAAAAGTCCATATTAGAGAATTATCAAGACGTTAAATTTTGTGCCATTGTTACGCAAAAGCCAGAACGTTATATTGATTTTGCTCAATCTTTTACGATTATAAAAGTTAGCAGTTCAAAAAAATCTTTTGAAAAATTTATTAAGTTTTACAGAAATCTTTTCGAATTACCGGTAGTTGGTATTACTGGTACTTGTGGAAAAACAACAACAAAGGAAATGGTCTCCAGTATTTTAAAAGCAGATATGAATCTAGTTAAGACGATTGGAAGTAAAAATAAACGTAAAAGAAATTTAAGTTATTTGATGAAGATCAATAAAAAAACAGATGTTGCGGTGATTGAGGTTGGTGTAGGAAATCCAGGGGGCATAGTGAATTTTGACAAATTCTTCAAACCATCAATAGGTGTCATAACAAATATTGGAGTTGACCATGGACTTGGCTTTAAAACTCATCAAGCATATATCAATGAAAAGGCTAAGATGGTACAGATTATCAATAAAAATAAAGGCACAATTATATTAAATATCGATGATGAAAATATAAAAAAATTTGATTTAAGAAAATTCGAAGGACGAATAATATATTTCGGCCTTTCTCAAAGTGCTCATTTTAAAGCAAGTAATATCCATTATGACGTCAATGGCATGAAGTTTTCTCTTCATTACGATAACGAAGTATTTGAATGTAAAATTAAATGTTTCGGGACCCATAACGTTTATAATGCATTAGCAGCTCTTGCTATCTCTACTACTTTAGGAGTCCCCATTATAGATGCCATTCAAAGATTAGGAAATTTCACCCCCCTCAAAAGACACCTACAAATAAAAACAGGAATTAATCAATGTACTCTAATTGACGATACTTGGAATACAAATTCAAAATCAATAGAAGCCGCTCTTGAAGCTCTTGTGAACCTGTCAAAGGGCAAAAAAACAATTGCTGTACTTGGAGATATTGAAGAACTAGGGGAGCTATCTGAGAGCGAGCATAAGAAAATTGGATCCTTCATTCATAAATATATAATAGATCAACTAGTTACAATTGGAAATGAATCAAAAATTATTGCCCAGCAAGCAATAGAACTAGGCATGAATCAACATAATATTTATATGATTAATAAAAAAGAAGACTTGATTAATGTACTATCAAAAACCGCGGACGCAAATAGTGTCGTTTTAATAAAAGGTTCCATGAGAAATTCATTTAAGTATATTCTTCAAAAATTAATATTTCCTAAACTTCAATAA
- a CDS encoding patatin family protein — translation MSTNNIESSLILEGGTFRTVFTAGVLDAFLDHDLMMPYILGISAGAINACSYVSKQKERTYRVYADYRNDKRYMGFRNFLKERSLFGLEFAYDIIPNQLDKFDWDAYQQYNGTLLFGVTNALTGEVEYKNALNMDRRCSLLRATCAIPVLFPEIKLNDTPYYDGGLADPIPIQKAIEDGYDKHVIILTRPKGYRKVMDRQSKWAMKLLKKRYPQIAERLQVRVDQYNHTIDFCEKLESEGKVIIFRPESPLNSMEKDVTLMRKGYEMGFKQGTERMYNMKEFLQK, via the coding sequence ATGAGTACAAACAACATTGAGAGTAGCTTAATTTTAGAAGGTGGCACCTTTCGGACCGTATTTACGGCAGGGGTATTAGATGCATTTTTGGATCATGATTTGATGATGCCATACATCCTTGGTATTTCAGCTGGAGCTATAAATGCCTGTTCATATGTCTCTAAACAAAAGGAAAGAACTTATCGGGTGTACGCAGATTACAGAAATGACAAACGCTATATGGGATTTCGAAATTTTTTAAAAGAGAGAAGTTTGTTTGGATTAGAGTTTGCATATGATATTATTCCTAACCAGTTAGATAAATTCGATTGGGATGCATATCAACAATATAATGGAACACTGTTATTTGGTGTTACCAATGCATTAACCGGTGAAGTGGAATATAAAAATGCATTAAATATGGACCGTCGTTGTTCATTGCTCCGCGCAACATGTGCAATTCCTGTGTTGTTTCCAGAAATTAAACTAAATGATACCCCCTACTATGATGGTGGATTAGCCGATCCCATTCCAATTCAGAAGGCAATCGAGGATGGGTATGACAAGCATGTAATCATATTGACACGACCAAAAGGCTATCGGAAAGTGATGGATCGACAAAGTAAATGGGCAATGAAACTATTAAAAAAACGCTATCCGCAAATCGCCGAACGTTTACAAGTACGTGTTGATCAATATAATCACACGATTGATTTTTGTGAAAAGTTAGAATCAGAGGGGAAGGTTATTATTTTCCGACCTGAAAGTCCATTAAATAGTATGGAAAAGGATGTAACCCTCATGCGCAAAGGATATGAAATGGGATTTAAACAGGGAACTGAAAGAATGTACAATATGAAAGAATTCCTTCAAAAATAA
- the istB gene encoding IS21-like element helper ATPase IstB codes for MNEAIHQLCKQLRLAHIAESIDDVPFTTPEEYIYQLLLKEQMGREQAKIARNLKQARFIDTKTLETYQWHKDISLPNHITKEELVKLEFIRRNENLILVGAPGTGKTHLASALGRKACEQGYEVRFYRVSHLVEELEQALKTGKLKQFRSKLEKVDLMILDEMGYLPFGKEGAELLFQIITECYEQKSLIITSNLEFSQWNRIFSDSRLTAALVDRLIHHAHIISYTGQSFRLANALSRKQ; via the coding sequence ATGAATGAAGCGATTCATCAATTGTGTAAACAGCTAAGACTAGCCCATATAGCTGAATCTATTGACGATGTTCCATTTACAACGCCAGAAGAATATATTTACCAACTTTTATTAAAAGAACAAATGGGGCGAGAACAAGCCAAAATAGCACGAAACTTAAAACAAGCGCGATTTATTGATACAAAAACATTAGAAACCTATCAATGGCATAAAGATATCAGTTTACCAAATCATATAACCAAAGAAGAATTAGTGAAATTAGAGTTCATTCGAAGAAATGAAAATTTAATTTTAGTTGGAGCGCCAGGTACTGGGAAAACACATTTAGCATCAGCACTAGGTAGAAAGGCTTGTGAGCAAGGATATGAGGTCCGTTTTTATAGAGTTTCACATTTAGTAGAAGAATTAGAGCAGGCACTAAAAACGGGAAAATTAAAGCAATTTCGAAGTAAGTTAGAGAAAGTAGATTTGATGATTTTAGATGAAATGGGTTACCTTCCATTTGGAAAAGAAGGAGCTGAACTACTCTTTCAAATTATTACGGAGTGTTACGAGCAAAAGAGTTTAATTATTACGTCAAACTTAGAATTTAGTCAGTGGAATCGTATTTTTTCAGATTCGCGTTTAACAGCAGCTCTGGTGGATCGCTTAATTCACCATGCCCATATTATTTCTTATACGGGACAGAGCTTCCGTTTAGCCAACGCGTTGTCGAGAAAACAGTAA
- a CDS encoding GatB/YqeY domain-containing protein: MLKTKVFDELKIAMKEKDVVAKGVLTLLKSALDQAEKEKGSELTQEEEIAIVNREIKQTNQALEGAQQANRDDLIEKEEAKLLLLKKFLPKQLSEEEIIPILTEAGIVKGMNMGEAMKIAKPLLTGKADGATISKVVKSLI; encoded by the coding sequence ATGTTGAAAACAAAAGTGTTCGATGAATTAAAAATAGCGATGAAAGAAAAAGACGTAGTAGCTAAAGGTGTTTTAACACTTTTAAAATCTGCTCTAGATCAAGCTGAAAAAGAAAAAGGGTCAGAGCTTACTCAAGAAGAAGAAATTGCTATTGTGAATCGTGAAATTAAACAAACAAACCAAGCGTTAGAAGGTGCGCAACAAGCAAATAGAGATGATTTAATAGAAAAAGAAGAAGCAAAACTTCTATTATTAAAGAAGTTCTTGCCGAAGCAACTATCGGAAGAAGAAATCATTCCAATTTTAACTGAAGCAGGTATCGTTAAAGGCATGAATATGGGCGAGGCAATGAAAATCGCTAAACCATTACTTACAGGTAAAGCAGATGGTGCAACTATTTCGAAAGTAGTTAAGAGCTTAATTTAG
- a CDS encoding DUF3231 family protein, with protein sequence MGILGGNPKDEPLHYGEVFGVWSSLLVDYGMIAGYQTLYNHTGDEDLKKLLEEAIDLCREEVKQFEKILKTNGVGLPPAPPERPVARLEDIPPGAKFNDNEISAMLTADTSAGLVACSTAMGSSTREDIAAMYGQFHIAKAQLGAKLLRLNKAKGWLVPPPLHVDYPEKD encoded by the coding sequence ATGGGAATTTTAGGTGGAAATCCAAAAGATGAACCTTTACATTACGGTGAAGTATTTGGTGTTTGGTCAAGTTTACTTGTAGATTACGGTATGATTGCAGGATATCAAACTCTTTATAATCACACTGGAGATGAAGATTTAAAAAAACTTCTTGAAGAAGCCATCGATCTTTGTCGTGAAGAGGTAAAACAATTTGAAAAAATACTAAAAACTAATGGCGTTGGTCTACCACCCGCACCTCCTGAACGCCCAGTAGCAAGACTTGAAGATATTCCTCCAGGTGCTAAGTTTAATGACAACGAAATTAGTGCTATGCTAACTGCAGATACCTCTGCCGGATTAGTTGCATGTAGTACAGCAATGGGCTCTTCAACTCGAGAAGATATCGCAGCAATGTACGGCCAATTCCATATAGCGAAAGCTCAACTTGGTGCAAAACTTTTACGTTTGAATAAGGCTAAAGGATGGCTTGTACCACCACCATTACATGTTGACTATCCTGAAAAAGATTAA
- the istA gene encoding IS21 family transposase — protein MLAMSEVNCIKTLRNEKGLSISAVATTMKVNWRTAKKYGDGDQLPQEKTHQKKGMMYTEKWGEIIVDWLEEDIKVKKKLRRTNKKMFEDLQSMGFKGSYRTVCDFIQEWRAAEDDDMSKGYERLDHPEGEAQLDFGTMEAVQDGEIVDVHALVMSFPASNTGFAVPMPGENLECFLSGLQQLFKQAGGVPISIRIDNLTPAVKKVRKGETEAELTDAFRHFQQYYGFKVQVCNPASGNEKGHVERKVGYVRYNFFSTPPVINDFEDLREQLECQLKKDRQRLHYKKEELIEDLWLQEQKQLLKLPEEPYPVFKQFAIGFNKYNEFNLDQHLIHVPRARNYVQLYCITYWDSFKVITNEGEILLSDTRPYMKKRRFIPWKDILKDWLKKPRVIGHSRYTPYLPTRIKEYLTVPSFALRKQRLNELITLLVNHDMKEIDQNFYEYIPKNNEEQEHPYGVNWTDYDALSQKGKEVTAHE, from the coding sequence ATGCTAGCAATGTCTGAAGTTAATTGTATCAAAACATTACGAAATGAAAAAGGATTATCTATATCTGCGGTGGCTACTACCATGAAAGTCAATTGGCGTACTGCTAAGAAATATGGGGATGGAGATCAACTTCCTCAAGAAAAAACTCATCAGAAAAAAGGCATGATGTATACAGAAAAATGGGGAGAAATCATTGTTGATTGGCTAGAGGAAGATATAAAAGTAAAGAAAAAATTACGTCGTACAAATAAGAAAATGTTCGAAGATTTACAATCAATGGGCTTTAAAGGGTCGTATCGTACAGTGTGTGATTTTATTCAAGAATGGCGAGCTGCAGAAGATGATGATATGAGTAAAGGTTATGAAAGATTAGATCATCCAGAAGGTGAAGCGCAATTGGACTTTGGGACAATGGAGGCCGTTCAAGATGGTGAGATTGTAGATGTACATGCATTAGTTATGTCCTTTCCTGCAAGCAATACTGGCTTTGCGGTGCCGATGCCTGGAGAAAATTTAGAATGTTTTTTAAGTGGATTACAACAGCTCTTTAAACAAGCAGGCGGTGTACCAATTAGTATTCGAATTGATAATTTAACACCTGCAGTAAAAAAAGTAAGAAAAGGTGAAACAGAAGCAGAGTTAACAGATGCCTTTCGGCACTTTCAACAATATTATGGTTTTAAAGTACAGGTATGTAACCCTGCAAGTGGTAATGAAAAAGGCCACGTCGAACGAAAAGTTGGTTATGTACGTTACAATTTCTTTAGCACACCCCCAGTCATTAATGATTTTGAGGATCTGAGAGAACAATTGGAATGTCAATTAAAGAAAGATAGACAGCGACTACATTATAAAAAAGAAGAATTGATTGAAGACCTATGGTTACAGGAGCAAAAGCAATTATTGAAATTACCAGAAGAACCTTATCCTGTATTTAAGCAGTTTGCGATTGGATTTAATAAATATAATGAATTCAATTTGGATCAACACTTGATCCATGTACCGAGAGCGCGAAATTATGTACAACTATATTGTATTACGTATTGGGATTCTTTCAAGGTGATTACAAATGAAGGTGAAATTTTATTATCTGATACAAGACCGTATATGAAGAAACGACGTTTCATTCCGTGGAAAGATATATTAAAAGATTGGTTGAAAAAGCCACGTGTAATCGGGCATTCACGTTATACCCCCTATTTACCAACTCGTATTAAAGAGTACTTAACAGTCCCTTCCTTTGCGTTAAGGAAACAGCGACTAAATGAATTGATAACGCTTTTAGTGAATCATGATATGAAAGAAATTGACCAAAACTTTTACGAATATATTCCGAAAAATAACGAGGAACAGGAACACCCTTACGGTGTAAATTGGACAGATTATGATGCCCTTTCTCAAAAGGGAAAGGAGGTAACAGCACATGAATGA
- a CDS encoding PTS sugar transporter subunit IIC, which produces MKDFFSKLLTGMSLGIVVCLIPNALVGEILKLIIPYAPWLQPVLTASIIVMSLLPVIMGVLIGVQFKLSPIQMSSIGLAAFIGSGVTTVMEDGTMTIAGIGTVINIGLTSAMAVLFVQFLGSKLKDWTLLAMPALTIFIPGLIGLSVLPYIKDGSLLIGDGIMYLTSLQPIIMGALIAMVFSVLIISPISTIGVATVIMLSGIGAGAANLGVCASGVGMCIASYRANNFGTAIAHVASAKIQMRNFFMKPKIALPMVITAGILGALGGLFQIEGTPYSAGFGLAGFVGPLKYLDITGWSTQSLIIAVSLFIALPIILNVVLLKLFETKLRWFSHEDYKVNYE; this is translated from the coding sequence ATGAAAGACTTTTTTAGCAAATTATTAACCGGAATGAGTTTAGGAATCGTTGTATGTTTAATACCCAATGCTCTAGTTGGTGAAATATTAAAATTAATTATTCCTTATGCCCCATGGCTACAACCAGTTTTAACTGCATCAATTATAGTAATGAGTTTATTACCCGTTATTATGGGGGTTCTAATTGGTGTTCAATTTAAATTATCACCAATCCAAATGTCTTCGATCGGTTTGGCTGCCTTTATTGGTAGTGGTGTCACAACAGTCATGGAAGATGGCACAATGACAATTGCAGGAATCGGAACTGTTATAAATATCGGACTAACATCAGCAATGGCTGTATTATTCGTTCAATTTTTAGGTTCTAAATTGAAAGACTGGACTTTACTAGCAATGCCAGCATTAACAATCTTTATTCCAGGTTTAATCGGATTATCAGTATTACCATATATTAAGGATGGTTCTTTATTAATTGGTGACGGAATCATGTACTTGACAAGTTTACAACCTATCATCATGGGTGCGTTAATCGCAATGGTCTTTTCAGTATTAATTATCTCTCCAATTTCTACAATCGGTGTGGCAACAGTAATTATGCTTTCTGGTATTGGTGCTGGGGCTGCAAATCTTGGAGTTTGTGCTTCTGGTGTCGGTATGTGTATCGCAAGTTACCGTGCAAATAATTTTGGGACAGCTATTGCCCACGTTGCATCAGCAAAAATTCAAATGCGCAACTTCTTTATGAAGCCAAAAATTGCATTACCTATGGTTATTACGGCTGGTATTTTAGGTGCATTAGGTGGTCTATTCCAAATTGAAGGAACACCTTATAGTGCAGGGTTTGGACTAGCAGGATTCGTTGGACCATTAAAATATTTAGATATTACAGGTTGGAGCACACAAAGTTTAATCATCGCTGTATCTTTATTTATCGCCCTTCCTATTATCTTAAACGTTGTTTTATTAAAGCTATTTGAAACAAAATTACGTTGGTTTAGTCACGAAGATTATAAAGTTAATTACGAATAA